A genomic stretch from Achromobacter spanius includes:
- a CDS encoding NADPH:quinone reductase produces MRAAFYERQGPADEVLCVAELPIPQPGPGEVRVRVHVSGLNPTDLKARTGFSSAMPYSRIIPHQDGAGVIDAVGDSEAENRLGQRVWIYEAQYGRPTGTAAEYVVVPSAQAVPLPDNVSFDVGASLGIPALTAHRCLFADGDIQGKNVLVQGGAGVVGTAAILLAKWAGAWVAATVMNEAQAAVARAAGADLVLDRLNDDVAAAIKARTGNVGVDRVVDVNVKANLDIDMACLAPGGIISSYAMTHATDTLTLPLLSAMVLGCVLRFVYIYSVPVAAKADAIREITACLASGNYAPHIGMRVELERIAEAHNALESASVMGKVLIAL; encoded by the coding sequence ATGAGAGCCGCCTTTTACGAACGCCAAGGCCCCGCCGATGAGGTGCTTTGCGTTGCTGAACTACCCATTCCCCAACCCGGCCCCGGTGAAGTCCGCGTACGCGTACACGTGTCGGGGCTGAACCCCACTGACCTCAAGGCCCGCACCGGGTTCTCGTCCGCGATGCCGTACTCGCGGATCATTCCGCACCAGGACGGCGCGGGCGTCATTGATGCCGTTGGTGATTCGGAAGCGGAAAATCGGCTGGGCCAGCGGGTATGGATCTACGAGGCGCAGTACGGCAGGCCGACAGGAACCGCGGCCGAATATGTGGTGGTGCCATCCGCGCAAGCCGTGCCACTGCCCGACAACGTGTCTTTCGACGTCGGGGCATCACTGGGCATCCCGGCGTTGACGGCCCATCGCTGCCTCTTCGCCGATGGTGATATTCAGGGGAAAAATGTACTGGTGCAGGGCGGCGCGGGCGTGGTCGGCACCGCCGCCATCCTGCTGGCAAAGTGGGCGGGCGCGTGGGTCGCGGCCACCGTCATGAACGAAGCGCAGGCCGCCGTTGCGCGCGCGGCAGGGGCGGATCTGGTGCTGGACCGCCTGAACGACGATGTCGCCGCGGCAATCAAGGCACGTACCGGCAACGTGGGCGTGGACCGCGTCGTCGATGTCAACGTGAAGGCGAACCTGGATATCGATATGGCGTGCCTGGCCCCCGGGGGCATCATCAGTTCCTACGCGATGACGCATGCCACCGATACGCTCACGCTGCCGCTGTTAAGCGCAATGGTGCTTGGATGCGTGCTGCGATTCGTGTACATCTATTCGGTGCCCGTGGCGGCGAAAGCCGACGCGATCAGGGAGATCACCGCATGCTTGGCCAGCGGCAACTATGCGCCGCATATCGGGATGAGGGTGGAGCTGGAAAGGATTGCAGAAGCCCACAATGCGCTTGAATCGGCGTCGGTCATGGGCAAGGTACTTATCGCTTTGTGA
- a CDS encoding winged helix-turn-helix transcriptional regulator: MAQGKLDQYRCAVEITVHIAGGKWKPLIIHYLLSGTKRFGELKKLIGGVTQRSLTLQLRELEASGIVSREVFAEVPPRVEYTLTALGTTLAPTLEAMKSWGEHYVASKTRKRKG, translated from the coding sequence ATGGCCCAAGGCAAGCTCGATCAATACCGATGCGCGGTGGAGATCACCGTCCACATCGCGGGCGGCAAATGGAAGCCCTTGATCATTCACTACCTGCTAAGCGGAACCAAGCGTTTCGGCGAACTGAAAAAGCTGATCGGCGGCGTCACGCAGCGCTCGTTGACGTTGCAACTGCGCGAGCTTGAAGCAAGCGGCATAGTCAGCCGTGAAGTGTTTGCCGAAGTGCCGCCACGGGTGGAATACACGTTGACGGCACTTGGAACCACGCTGGCTCCGACGCTGGAAGCGATGAAGTCCTGGGGCGAACACTACGTGGCGAGCAAGACCCGCAAAAGGAAGGGCTAA
- a CDS encoding GMC family oxidoreductase produces MNQFDYIIVGGGTAGCILANRLSATGRFRVLLLEAGGKPRNPWINIPAGFSKLLVNRNYNWRFSTEAEAGTKQRIIAIPRGKGLGGSTLINGMIYVRGRPCDYDAWHRLGAQGWDYHTVAPYFHRVEHYAESSLQRGREGPVHVERVRERFPIASAFIDAAKQAGLPYNEDYNGAQQFGVGFYQVTQHKGRRWSAYDAYLRPALARPNLTVVTNAQVLRLNLDGKRCVGVTYRIGRQQVCASAKAEVILSAGAVQSPQVLELSGIGQPDLLASIGIPVRHALPGVGENYIDHYATRMNWRVKNTVTLNEMARGWRLARAVLQYGATRKGILTLGTGLVNAFVKTEPQLSEADCQYFFVHASYANAAERILDRKPGMTIGVSQLRPESTGSIHIKSTEPDCQPSIRPNFLSAVSDQECLVRGMRLAREIVGKSAMQHYIDHELSPGLNTLSDEAWLDFAQQNGQSIYHPIGTCRMGNDSRAVVDPRLRVQGLQNLRVVDASVMPAMISGNIQAAVMMVAERASDLILEDARS; encoded by the coding sequence ATGAATCAATTCGACTACATCATTGTTGGCGGCGGCACGGCCGGTTGCATTCTGGCAAACCGGCTGTCCGCGACGGGCCGATTCCGCGTCTTGCTCTTGGAAGCCGGCGGCAAGCCCCGCAACCCTTGGATCAACATTCCCGCCGGCTTCAGCAAGCTGCTGGTGAACCGGAACTACAACTGGCGCTTTAGCACCGAGGCAGAGGCCGGCACCAAGCAACGCATCATCGCGATTCCACGGGGCAAGGGCCTGGGCGGGTCGACGTTGATCAATGGCATGATTTACGTGCGAGGCCGTCCCTGTGACTACGACGCTTGGCATAGGCTGGGTGCGCAGGGTTGGGACTATCACACGGTGGCCCCCTACTTCCACAGAGTCGAACACTACGCGGAATCCAGTTTGCAGCGAGGACGCGAAGGGCCTGTGCACGTGGAACGCGTGCGCGAGCGGTTTCCAATTGCCAGCGCGTTCATCGACGCAGCAAAGCAGGCAGGGCTTCCCTACAACGAAGACTACAACGGCGCTCAACAATTTGGCGTGGGCTTCTATCAAGTTACGCAGCATAAGGGCCGCAGATGGAGCGCCTATGATGCCTACCTCCGCCCGGCGCTTGCGCGCCCGAATCTAACCGTGGTCACAAACGCTCAGGTACTCCGGCTGAACCTGGACGGCAAACGATGTGTTGGCGTGACTTATCGGATCGGTAGACAGCAGGTATGCGCAAGCGCAAAGGCAGAAGTCATCCTGTCCGCTGGCGCCGTGCAATCTCCGCAGGTGCTTGAGCTCTCGGGCATCGGGCAACCTGACTTGCTGGCATCGATAGGGATTCCCGTGCGCCATGCCCTGCCCGGCGTGGGTGAGAACTACATAGACCACTACGCAACGCGAATGAACTGGCGGGTCAAGAACACCGTCACCCTCAACGAGATGGCACGTGGCTGGCGCTTGGCAAGAGCGGTTCTACAGTACGGCGCGACCCGTAAGGGAATACTGACGCTTGGCACCGGTCTGGTTAACGCTTTCGTAAAAACCGAGCCACAGCTTTCCGAAGCAGACTGCCAGTACTTCTTTGTCCACGCCAGCTATGCCAACGCGGCAGAGCGCATTCTGGACCGCAAACCCGGCATGACGATCGGGGTATCCCAACTACGCCCGGAATCGACGGGATCCATCCATATCAAATCAACCGAGCCGGACTGCCAGCCATCCATCCGTCCGAACTTTTTGTCTGCCGTAAGCGATCAGGAGTGTCTGGTGCGCGGCATGCGCCTAGCCCGCGAAATCGTTGGAAAATCTGCCATGCAGCATTACATCGACCATGAATTGAGCCCGGGGCTGAACACCTTGAGCGATGAGGCATGGCTGGATTTCGCCCAGCAGAATGGTCAATCCATCTATCATCCCATCGGTACATGCCGGATGGGCAACGATAGTCGAGCCGTCGTGGACCCTCGCCTGCGCGTGCAGGGACTTCAGAACTTGCGCGTGGTGGACGCTTCCGTCATGCCTGCCATGATATCGGGCAACATTCAGGCTGCGGTCATGATGGTCGCGGAAAGGGCATCCGACCTGATACTTGAGGATGCGCGGTCGTAG
- a CDS encoding PAS domain-containing protein, whose translation MSVIGDPNPNRSPGDAAGGAHCELDGTLDRLARLTRRLFSVDMALLAYTDADGAWRAVDGTPPPADSPPWSIECPVRAADGRLLGGLRLLHGQARDFSDEDRQALQEMAGLAAAAIEQRQALMRERADEDNWREEARKLSLAIAGSGTGVWDRNVVTGEITYSPGWKALLGYGESELSTRIEDAYTRLHPDDLGYVRAAMQDHFDGKTDSYEVEHRIRCKDGSYKWICSRGKVISRHLWCQTAISARNGIYGVRLQFRREIAV comes from the coding sequence ATGTCCGTAATCGGCGATCCGAACCCAAACCGCTCCCCTGGTGATGCCGCGGGCGGCGCGCATTGCGAACTCGACGGCACCCTGGACCGGCTGGCGCGCCTGACCCGACGCTTGTTCAGCGTGGACATGGCACTGCTGGCGTACACCGACGCCGATGGCGCATGGCGGGCGGTGGACGGCACGCCGCCGCCCGCGGATTCCCCGCCTTGGTCCATCGAATGCCCCGTGCGCGCCGCCGATGGGCGTCTGTTGGGCGGCTTGCGGCTGCTGCACGGGCAGGCGCGCGACTTCAGCGACGAAGACCGCCAGGCCTTGCAGGAGATGGCTGGCCTGGCGGCCGCGGCCATCGAACAGCGCCAGGCGCTGATGCGCGAACGCGCCGATGAAGACAACTGGCGTGAAGAAGCCCGCAAGCTGTCGCTGGCCATCGCGGGTAGCGGCACGGGGGTCTGGGACCGCAACGTGGTGACGGGCGAGATTACCTATTCGCCGGGCTGGAAGGCCTTGCTTGGCTATGGTGAATCGGAACTCTCGACGCGCATCGAGGACGCCTATACCCGCCTGCATCCGGACGACCTGGGCTATGTGCGCGCCGCCATGCAAGACCATTTCGATGGCAAGACCGATAGCTACGAAGTCGAGCACCGCATCCGTTGCAAGGACGGCAGCTACAAATGGATCTGCAGCCGCGGCAAAGTGATCAGCCGGCATCTATGGTGTCAGACTGCAATTTCGGCGCGAAATGGCATCTATGGTGTCAGACTGCAATTTCGGCGCGAAATCGCAGTCTGA
- a CDS encoding sigma-70 family RNA polymerase sigma factor, which yields MLPRSTLTSDQHLLARIYTEDRPWLLGRLYTRLRNIEDAEDVAGDTFVQLIQNPMLASAREPRALIITIAKRLIWKLWRRRELEAAWFESLLDKGEQFAPSPQEQLIILQTLHQVDQMLDGLSAKARAAFLYSQLDGLTHKEIAVALGVSVSMVRQYIAQALQRCYALAEAP from the coding sequence ATGCTCCCGCGTTCCACGCTTACATCGGACCAGCACCTTCTGGCCCGCATCTATACCGAAGACAGGCCATGGCTGCTGGGCCGCCTCTACACCCGGTTACGCAACATTGAGGATGCGGAGGACGTCGCGGGCGACACGTTCGTCCAGTTGATCCAGAACCCCATGTTGGCTTCGGCGCGCGAACCCCGCGCGCTCATCATCACGATCGCGAAGCGGCTGATCTGGAAACTGTGGCGCCGCCGGGAACTTGAAGCCGCCTGGTTCGAAAGCCTGTTGGACAAGGGCGAGCAGTTCGCCCCGTCCCCGCAGGAGCAGCTCATTATTCTGCAGACGCTGCACCAGGTGGACCAGATGCTCGATGGCCTGTCCGCCAAGGCGCGTGCGGCCTTCCTATACAGCCAGCTCGACGGCCTGACGCACAAAGAGATCGCCGTCGCGCTGGGCGTATCGGTGAGCATGGTGCGGCAGTACATCGCGCAGGCTTTGCAGCGCTGCTATGCGCTGGCGGAGGCGCCATGA
- a CDS encoding FecR domain-containing protein, which produces MSREPATTDTGDRAIGFWLKLTSGEATEADRSACAAWRAADPAHERAWARLQQGLSNSVGRLEAVMKNEHHALRRTLVRPTRRRMLLNVAGLVGAATTGAWVANRVSPLSNLVADLGTATGERREFTLPDGSLLTLDARSRVDLEFTAQTRSVRLLEGALVVQPRAGLPALFDVHTPHGQVRSAGAGCMVRLEPQASVAVALQNSIEVLPREAERLTLAFGEGVRFGNAWADRPQPMEDAASWREGWLKARDQPLGEIVAALGRYRTGLLRVSPRAAALAVSGLYPLDDTDRALSALEHTLPITVNRYTRWLTLIDVRSA; this is translated from the coding sequence ATGAGCCGCGAGCCGGCAACTACCGACACCGGCGACCGCGCGATCGGCTTCTGGCTGAAGCTGACGTCCGGCGAGGCGACGGAAGCCGACCGCAGCGCATGCGCGGCGTGGCGCGCGGCCGATCCCGCCCACGAACGTGCCTGGGCCCGGCTGCAGCAAGGGCTGAGCAATTCGGTGGGGCGGCTCGAAGCCGTAATGAAGAATGAGCATCACGCCTTGCGGCGTACGCTGGTGCGTCCCACGCGCCGTCGCATGCTGCTCAATGTCGCCGGCCTGGTGGGCGCGGCGACGACCGGAGCGTGGGTGGCGAACCGGGTCTCGCCGCTGAGCAATCTGGTGGCCGATCTGGGCACCGCCACCGGAGAGCGCCGGGAGTTCACCCTTCCGGACGGCAGCCTGTTGACGCTGGACGCGCGCAGCCGTGTAGACCTGGAGTTCACGGCACAGACGCGCAGCGTGCGTCTCCTGGAAGGTGCCCTGGTCGTCCAGCCGCGCGCGGGCCTTCCCGCATTGTTCGACGTGCATACACCGCACGGGCAGGTTCGCAGCGCAGGTGCCGGCTGCATGGTCCGGCTGGAGCCGCAGGCCAGCGTGGCGGTGGCGTTGCAAAACAGTATCGAGGTCCTCCCGCGCGAGGCCGAGCGACTAACACTGGCCTTCGGGGAAGGGGTGCGCTTTGGCAATGCCTGGGCGGACCGGCCGCAACCAATGGAAGACGCGGCATCTTGGCGCGAGGGGTGGCTCAAGGCCCGCGACCAGCCGCTGGGCGAGATTGTCGCCGCGCTGGGCCGCTACCGGACGGGCCTTCTGCGCGTGAGCCCCCGGGCCGCCGCCCTTGCGGTGTCCGGCCTGTACCCGCTGGACGATACCGACCGTGCGCTCAGCGCGCTGGAACATACCTTGCCGATCACCGTCAACCGCTACACGCGTTGGCTGACCTTGATCGACGTACGTTCGGCCTGA
- a CDS encoding TonB-dependent siderophore receptor, with amino-acid sequence MRVFPVPHVLCTAVVLAASSLTLPAYAQPRASIAFDLPAGSLDATLTEIARLSRTVVSYDPRLVRGLNAPAVRGVYTTDAALRAALAGSGLESTRAGDGTLTLRRAPDAQTTTLAPVTVSGMLPPVDTSGTYVVQATNSATRLNLSPRETPQSVTVVTRQRMDDQSMQNLDDVLQATTGISVVQSGSERSVYQARGQQIDNLQIDGVPVNITNPYSFDAINKPTTEIYDRVEVVRGATGLLEGAGNPAASINLVRKRPGYETTGVMTLSAGSWDDYRTMLDVSSPLNDAKTLRGRAVMAYTNSGDFQQHAGKENSLFYGILEADITPATTVTAGLTYQKDRNQGYDWSGLPTQADGSFYPMSRKTALVGDWNYVNKRYTNLFADIKHEFDNGWKFTLAGNWLSAKSDFLGNYTQRTTGDLFTLNPRLFHFNDTQWGVDAYASGPFQLLGRQHELVVGASTRKDDFDYHGGRDASYSYLFDMNELGAFNPPEPTGLDVDMWQYNITQKQQGIYSAGRFSLTDSTTFLVGARMSWFEYDSFAQTTVRTGSRYEQRGKVTPYAGVVQDLNENLSAYASYTEIFKPQANIGVDGSVLPPMTGQNYEVGLKGEFMDRRVNAALALFQTDQKGRADQIDDIDLCPPGVLSCFRAAEKVRNRGVDFEINGAITPAWNVSLGYTYTQSKYAQGPQAGQTFASTFPRHLLKVSTDYRLPDQWNKLRVGGSVYAQSGIFNASAPGENEYRISQGAYTLVGLHAVYDVSKNLAVQFNVDNLFDRRYYQSVGNTNYFNYFGQPRTFQLALRATF; translated from the coding sequence ATGCGCGTATTTCCTGTTCCCCATGTTCTATGCACCGCCGTAGTCCTGGCGGCATCCAGCCTCACCCTGCCGGCTTATGCCCAGCCGCGGGCGTCCATTGCGTTCGATCTGCCGGCTGGCAGCCTGGATGCCACCCTGACCGAGATCGCGCGGTTGAGCCGGACCGTGGTGTCCTACGACCCGCGGCTCGTGCGCGGCTTGAATGCCCCCGCCGTGCGGGGCGTCTACACCACGGACGCGGCGCTGCGTGCAGCCTTGGCGGGCAGCGGGCTCGAATCGACGCGGGCTGGGGATGGCACGTTGACCCTGCGGCGTGCGCCGGACGCCCAGACCACCACGCTCGCGCCGGTCACGGTGTCCGGCATGCTGCCGCCAGTGGACACCAGCGGCACGTACGTCGTGCAGGCGACGAACAGCGCCACGCGTCTGAACCTGTCGCCGCGCGAAACGCCACAATCGGTGACGGTGGTGACGCGCCAGCGCATGGACGACCAGTCCATGCAGAACCTGGACGATGTGCTGCAGGCGACCACCGGCATTTCGGTGGTGCAGAGCGGTTCCGAACGCTCGGTGTACCAGGCGCGTGGCCAGCAGATCGACAACCTGCAAATCGACGGCGTGCCGGTCAACATCACCAACCCGTATTCGTTCGACGCCATCAATAAGCCCACCACCGAGATCTATGACCGGGTCGAGGTGGTGCGCGGCGCCACCGGCCTTTTGGAAGGGGCGGGCAATCCGGCAGCTTCCATCAACCTGGTGCGCAAGAGGCCTGGCTACGAGACGACGGGTGTCATGACGCTGTCGGCGGGTTCGTGGGACGACTACCGCACCATGCTTGACGTGTCCTCGCCCCTGAACGACGCCAAGACGCTGCGCGGACGCGCCGTGATGGCCTACACCAACTCGGGCGACTTTCAGCAACACGCGGGCAAGGAGAACTCGCTTTTCTACGGCATCCTGGAGGCCGACATCACGCCCGCCACCACGGTAACGGCGGGCCTGACCTACCAGAAGGATCGCAACCAAGGCTACGACTGGTCCGGGTTGCCGACGCAGGCCGACGGTTCGTTCTACCCGATGTCGCGCAAGACGGCGCTGGTTGGCGACTGGAACTACGTCAACAAGCGCTACACAAACCTGTTCGCCGACATCAAGCACGAATTCGACAACGGCTGGAAGTTCACCCTGGCCGGGAACTGGCTGTCCGCCAAGTCGGATTTCCTGGGTAATTACACACAGCGCACCACCGGCGACCTCTTCACACTAAATCCGCGCCTCTTCCATTTCAACGATACGCAGTGGGGGGTGGACGCTTACGCGTCCGGTCCGTTCCAATTGCTGGGTCGTCAGCATGAGCTGGTGGTGGGCGCCTCCACGCGCAAGGACGATTTCGATTATCACGGCGGGCGCGACGCCAGCTATTCGTACCTGTTCGACATGAACGAGCTGGGCGCCTTCAATCCGCCCGAGCCGACCGGGCTGGACGTGGACATGTGGCAATACAACATCACGCAGAAGCAGCAGGGCATCTACTCCGCCGGCCGCTTCAGCCTGACCGACAGCACGACCTTCCTCGTGGGCGCGCGCATGAGCTGGTTCGAATACGACAGCTTCGCGCAGACCACCGTGCGCACGGGAAGCCGCTATGAGCAGCGCGGCAAGGTCACACCGTATGCCGGCGTGGTGCAGGACCTGAATGAAAACCTGTCGGCTTACGCCAGCTATACCGAAATTTTCAAACCGCAGGCGAACATTGGCGTCGACGGCAGCGTGCTGCCGCCGATGACGGGGCAGAACTACGAGGTCGGCCTGAAGGGCGAATTCATGGACCGCCGGGTGAACGCCGCGCTGGCGTTGTTCCAGACGGACCAGAAGGGCCGGGCCGACCAGATCGACGACATCGACTTGTGCCCGCCGGGCGTCCTTTCCTGCTTCCGTGCTGCCGAGAAGGTGCGAAACCGCGGCGTCGACTTTGAGATCAACGGCGCCATCACGCCGGCGTGGAACGTCAGCCTGGGCTACACGTACACCCAATCGAAGTACGCGCAGGGTCCGCAGGCCGGCCAGACGTTTGCGAGCACCTTTCCGCGCCACCTGCTGAAGGTGTCCACCGACTACCGCCTGCCGGACCAATGGAACAAGCTGCGCGTGGGCGGCTCGGTCTATGCGCAGAGCGGCATTTTCAACGCCAGCGCGCCGGGTGAAAACGAGTACAGGATCTCGCAGGGCGCCTACACGCTGGTCGGCCTGCACGCGGTCTACGACGTCAGCAAGAACCTGGCGGTGCAGTTCAATGTGGACAATCTCTTCGACCGGCGCTACTACCAGTCGGTGGGCAACACCAACTACTTCAATTACTTTGGCCAGCCGCGCACGTTCCAACTGGCGCTGCGCGCTACGTTCTAG
- a CDS encoding TonB-dependent siderophore receptor, which translates to MPSLPSKHRHPGTLAPVACALFTALMALASAPPAWAQAADSAASARRYDVPAGPLGLALSRFAAQAGVVLSFDASLTQGKQSAGLQGEYGIASGLAAMLADTGLEAVSQGGNNYGVRRASAQTLAPVEVLGSREPGPSEGTDSYTVGVSTTATKLPMSLRETPQSVSVMTRQRLSDQGLNTLEDAIANTPGLTLKKKGSADDNEKGLYARGMEVTNMQVDGVPTHKDFNALGLDTALYDRIEVVRGSTGLLNGAGNPAASINLVRKRPTPEFQAGVGAAVGSWDYKRTEFDLGSPLDEAGKLRGRVVGAWQEGGSFIDRVKQDSQLLYGVIEADLGERTMLTLGGEYQRKHCTACSYFGFPAAYADGTKTDFRQSFNSATDWSRQTRTRYNVFATLDHEFAPLWKGSVTVSHTGDDNDRTYGWFSSNGWADPNTGRGASLWVAKWPIPKTQNAVDASLSGAFNAFGRQHDLVVGASLSRTRGDYDMYPLWTAPGYDAKIPDIRDWSGNMPEPDWQTTGKRYYTEKQSSIYGALRLRPTDALSVVLGSRVTWWDQQASYNYNDGTSYPDNMREQGVYTPYAGLVYDLTPTLSAYASYTSIFQPQQAQDVSGGVLEPIKGNTYEIGLKSTWLDGQLNGSLALFRTRQDNYAMIDGDKLAPNGDSAYVAADGAVMRGVEAELSGELTPGWQMQLSYAYVDRRLPQGFITQVGLPRHIAKLYTTYRLPGDLSGLTVGGGVRWESGSDYSMRGPGGQQFESSQSGYALVDLMARYQFNRQWSATLNLNNIFDKKYYASTNVYSNYYGAPFSAMLGVNYKY; encoded by the coding sequence ATGCCTTCCTTACCGTCCAAACATCGCCACCCCGGCACCTTGGCGCCCGTTGCGTGCGCGCTCTTTACCGCCTTGATGGCGCTGGCGTCCGCCCCGCCCGCCTGGGCCCAAGCCGCTGATTCGGCCGCCAGCGCGCGTCGTTATGACGTGCCTGCCGGGCCGCTGGGCTTGGCCTTGAGCCGCTTTGCCGCGCAGGCGGGCGTCGTGCTGTCCTTCGATGCGTCGCTGACGCAGGGCAAGCAAAGCGCGGGCCTGCAAGGGGAATACGGCATTGCCTCGGGGCTGGCGGCAATGCTGGCGGACACGGGGCTGGAAGCGGTCAGCCAGGGCGGCAACAACTACGGCGTGCGGCGCGCGTCCGCGCAGACGCTGGCGCCCGTCGAGGTCCTGGGTTCGCGTGAACCCGGCCCTAGCGAAGGCACGGACTCGTACACGGTGGGCGTGTCCACCACGGCCACCAAGCTGCCGATGAGCTTGCGCGAGACGCCGCAGTCGGTGTCGGTGATGACGCGCCAACGCTTGTCGGACCAGGGGCTCAATACGCTGGAAGACGCCATCGCCAACACGCCCGGGCTGACCCTCAAGAAGAAGGGATCGGCCGACGACAACGAAAAAGGCTTGTACGCGCGCGGCATGGAAGTCACCAACATGCAGGTGGACGGCGTGCCCACGCACAAGGACTTCAATGCGCTGGGGCTGGACACTGCGCTGTATGACCGGATTGAAGTGGTGCGCGGGTCAACGGGCTTGTTGAACGGCGCGGGTAATCCGGCGGCGTCCATCAACCTGGTGCGCAAGCGGCCGACGCCGGAATTTCAGGCCGGCGTGGGCGCGGCGGTGGGGTCATGGGACTACAAGCGCACGGAATTTGATTTGGGCAGCCCGTTGGACGAAGCCGGCAAACTGCGCGGCCGCGTGGTGGGTGCGTGGCAAGAGGGCGGCTCGTTCATCGACCGCGTCAAGCAGGATTCGCAACTGCTCTATGGCGTGATCGAGGCCGACCTGGGCGAACGCACGATGCTGACCTTGGGCGGCGAGTACCAGCGCAAGCACTGCACGGCGTGCTCGTACTTCGGCTTTCCGGCTGCATACGCGGATGGCACGAAAACGGATTTCCGCCAGAGCTTCAACTCGGCCACCGACTGGAGCCGCCAGACCCGCACCCGCTACAACGTGTTCGCCACGCTGGACCACGAGTTTGCCCCGCTGTGGAAAGGCTCGGTAACCGTGTCGCACACGGGTGACGACAACGACCGCACCTATGGCTGGTTCAGCAGCAACGGCTGGGCGGATCCCAACACGGGCCGGGGCGCATCACTGTGGGTCGCCAAATGGCCGATTCCCAAAACCCAGAACGCCGTGGACGCCAGCCTGAGCGGCGCCTTCAACGCGTTCGGCCGCCAGCACGACCTGGTGGTCGGGGCCAGCCTGTCGCGCACCCGGGGCGACTACGACATGTACCCGCTGTGGACGGCGCCGGGCTATGACGCCAAGATCCCCGACATCCGCGATTGGTCCGGCAACATGCCCGAGCCCGACTGGCAGACCACGGGCAAGCGTTACTACACCGAGAAGCAATCGTCGATCTACGGCGCGCTGCGCCTGCGCCCGACGGATGCCTTGTCAGTGGTGCTGGGATCGCGCGTGACGTGGTGGGACCAGCAGGCGTCCTACAACTACAACGACGGTACGTCGTACCCGGACAATATGCGCGAGCAGGGCGTCTACACGCCTTACGCGGGCCTGGTCTACGACCTGACGCCCACCTTGTCGGCATACGCCAGCTACACCAGCATCTTCCAGCCGCAGCAGGCGCAGGACGTATCGGGCGGCGTGCTGGAACCCATCAAGGGCAATACCTACGAGATCGGCCTGAAGTCGACGTGGCTGGATGGCCAGCTGAACGGGTCGCTGGCATTGTTCCGCACGCGCCAGGACAACTACGCCATGATCGACGGCGACAAGCTGGCGCCCAATGGCGACAGCGCCTACGTGGCCGCCGATGGCGCGGTGATGCGCGGTGTCGAAGCAGAGCTCAGCGGCGAGCTGACCCCAGGGTGGCAGATGCAGTTGTCGTACGCCTATGTAGACCGCCGCCTGCCGCAAGGCTTCATCACGCAGGTAGGCCTGCCGCGCCACATCGCCAAGCTGTACACCACCTATCGCCTGCCGGGCGACCTGAGTGGGCTGACGGTGGGCGGCGGGGTGCGTTGGGAAAGCGGCAGCGACTATTCCATGCGTGGCCCCGGTGGGCAACAGTTTGAATCGTCGCAAAGCGGCTATGCGCTGGTGGACCTGATGGCTCGCTACCAGTTCAACCGCCAATGGTCGGCGACCTTGAACCTGAACAACATCTTCGATAAGAAGTACTACGCCAGCACCAACGTCTACAGCAACTACTACGGCGCGCCGTTCAGCGCCATGCTGGGCGTGAACTACAAGTATTGA